A genome region from Actinopolymorpha sp. NPDC004070 includes the following:
- a CDS encoding polysaccharide deacetylase family protein, producing the protein MAGIIVVGLALVRCAPSTPEDGSSDPRRPTPSSVARGMPPTGLPQQTASPSGDASPGAPSGETTSPAPTSTNSTDSPNFTDSPHSTIPPTSPGATSRPVLPGDSTAGTPDSPSTPGHTPGPGGAAGPKVLYLTFDDGPSEWTPKILQVLAQHKAKATFFELGQQQKAFPGVVDQVRKAGHTIGNHTFDHASLRAKSWSGIEEEIKGGPTSKCLRPPFGAVNSDVRSVSADLRLRVVLWDVDTRDWTRPGSATIARRIVEDARPGAIVLMHDGGGNRQQTVDALGEALTTLADQGYVFRALDC; encoded by the coding sequence GTGGCGGGGATCATCGTCGTCGGGCTGGCACTGGTCAGATGTGCACCGTCGACTCCCGAGGACGGATCGTCCGACCCGCGCCGGCCGACGCCGAGTTCGGTTGCCCGCGGCATGCCGCCGACGGGGCTGCCTCAGCAGACCGCCTCCCCGTCCGGTGACGCGTCACCTGGTGCACCGTCGGGTGAGACCACCTCCCCTGCGCCCACCTCGACCAACTCCACCGATTCGCCCAACTTCACCGATTCGCCCCACTCGACCATCCCGCCCACCTCGCCCGGTGCGACCAGCCGGCCGGTCCTGCCCGGTGACTCCACCGCCGGCACGCCCGACTCGCCGTCGACTCCGGGTCACACCCCGGGGCCGGGAGGAGCCGCGGGCCCGAAGGTTCTGTACCTCACCTTCGACGACGGTCCGAGCGAGTGGACGCCGAAGATCCTCCAGGTGCTCGCCCAGCACAAGGCGAAGGCGACGTTCTTCGAACTGGGCCAGCAGCAGAAGGCGTTCCCGGGGGTCGTCGACCAGGTGCGCAAGGCCGGGCACACCATCGGCAACCACACCTTCGACCACGCGTCGCTGCGGGCGAAGTCGTGGTCGGGGATAGAGGAGGAGATCAAGGGGGGCCCGACCTCGAAGTGCCTGCGACCGCCGTTCGGCGCGGTGAACTCCGATGTCCGCTCGGTCTCGGCCGACCTGAGGTTGCGGGTGGTGCTGTGGGACGTCGACACCCGCGACTGGACCCGCCCCGGGTCGGCCACGATCGCACGGCGGATTGTGGAAGATGCGCGTCCGGGCGCGATCGTGCTCATGCACGACGGCGGGGGCAACCGGCAGCAGACCGTCGACGCACTGGGCGAGGCGCTCACCACTCTGGCCGACCAGGGCTACGTGTTCCGCGCCCTCGACTGCTGA
- a CDS encoding ABC transporter substrate-binding protein — MLHGNGVSRRGFLYGSAVAAGSLMLAACSGGDSTGGNGGSDKAAGGKAGSGQTPKGSVTKPLPPPKKFSEAPMLAEQVKAGKLPSVDKRLPSSPYVIPHRWAEPGNYGGQLQMVIDASNSGAIKEYSYGHSLLRFLNDGLDIGPGLVESWESNADASDWTFHFRKGLKWSDGQPWTTADIMYWWKDMVLNTEHPEVPPDDVRSGRNTVATLTAPDDYTLRMKFDAPAPITPERLAAWVNRGIGPQWMAPKHVLMKYHPTYNKKIKGKDWYVKHDLHLDWQINPGSPVMTGWYTKTYDEGRSVVLERNPYYWVVDKEGKQLPYVDQVRFTVVKDPQVQKLQMSNGRYDYVHGGHTSLVLGDISGLKQAEKRTGVQVSFWDSGSGTGSICFLNYDYPDDKMREVIRKPEFRQALSHAINRPDARKAIYFDTGEVTTGTLSPKGQMFTINDEAKQKYTEWRDAYVKYDPEKAKSMLDKLGLVDKNGDGKRELPDGSKLQISLDYPADASAEHVQKNNHLKRDWEAVGVKTVINPVPPEAFGDRWGRGELMTTTAWEVGDCSPLIYPGWVIPVETGHWAPLHGQAFVMQTGDPKKMKEQENLSPWKRTPPWMLAEKGDPIDRLWKLYAQARVEPDNMKRIQIMWEIQKIHIDDGPFFYGIVANYPRIVLTRKGLHNVPKRENLALGGWVNPWILPSPAVYDPELYFWDKPEDHKV, encoded by the coding sequence ATGTTGCATGGCAACGGCGTCAGCAGGCGCGGTTTTCTGTACGGTTCGGCGGTGGCCGCCGGGTCGCTCATGCTGGCTGCATGTTCGGGGGGCGACTCCACCGGCGGTAACGGCGGGTCGGACAAGGCCGCGGGTGGCAAGGCGGGCTCCGGGCAGACGCCCAAGGGTTCGGTGACCAAGCCGCTTCCCCCGCCGAAGAAGTTCTCCGAGGCACCGATGCTGGCCGAGCAGGTCAAGGCGGGCAAGCTCCCATCGGTCGACAAGCGGCTGCCCTCCTCGCCGTACGTCATTCCCCACCGCTGGGCGGAGCCGGGCAACTACGGCGGCCAGCTCCAGATGGTGATCGACGCCAGCAACTCCGGTGCCATCAAGGAGTACTCCTACGGCCACTCGTTGCTGCGGTTCCTCAACGACGGCCTGGACATCGGGCCCGGCCTGGTGGAGAGCTGGGAGTCCAACGCCGACGCCTCGGACTGGACCTTCCACTTCCGCAAGGGGCTGAAGTGGTCAGACGGCCAGCCGTGGACGACCGCCGACATCATGTACTGGTGGAAGGACATGGTGCTCAACACCGAGCACCCGGAGGTTCCGCCGGACGACGTGCGGTCCGGCCGCAACACCGTCGCCACGCTGACCGCTCCCGACGACTACACGTTGCGGATGAAGTTCGACGCGCCCGCACCGATCACGCCTGAGCGCCTCGCGGCCTGGGTCAACCGCGGTATCGGCCCGCAGTGGATGGCGCCCAAGCACGTGCTGATGAAGTACCACCCCACGTACAACAAGAAGATCAAGGGCAAGGACTGGTACGTCAAGCACGACTTGCACCTGGACTGGCAGATCAACCCGGGCTCACCGGTGATGACCGGCTGGTACACGAAGACCTACGACGAGGGCCGCAGCGTCGTCCTGGAACGCAACCCCTACTACTGGGTGGTCGACAAGGAGGGCAAGCAGCTGCCCTACGTCGACCAGGTGCGGTTCACCGTGGTGAAGGACCCGCAGGTCCAGAAGCTGCAGATGAGCAACGGCAGGTACGACTACGTGCACGGCGGCCACACCTCGCTCGTCCTCGGTGACATCTCCGGGCTCAAGCAGGCCGAGAAGCGCACCGGGGTCCAGGTCAGCTTCTGGGACAGCGGATCCGGCACCGGCTCCATCTGCTTCCTCAACTACGACTACCCCGACGACAAGATGCGCGAGGTGATCCGCAAGCCGGAGTTCCGGCAGGCGCTCTCCCACGCCATCAACCGGCCGGACGCGCGCAAGGCGATCTACTTCGACACCGGTGAGGTGACCACCGGGACGCTCAGCCCCAAGGGGCAGATGTTCACCATCAACGACGAGGCGAAGCAGAAGTACACGGAATGGCGCGACGCGTACGTGAAGTACGACCCGGAGAAGGCCAAGTCGATGCTGGACAAGCTCGGCCTGGTGGACAAGAACGGCGACGGCAAGCGGGAGTTGCCCGACGGCTCCAAGCTGCAGATCTCCCTGGACTACCCGGCGGACGCGAGCGCCGAGCACGTCCAGAAGAACAACCACCTCAAGCGGGACTGGGAGGCCGTCGGCGTCAAGACGGTCATCAACCCGGTGCCGCCGGAGGCCTTCGGCGACCGGTGGGGACGCGGTGAGCTGATGACCACCACCGCCTGGGAGGTGGGCGACTGCTCGCCGCTGATCTACCCCGGCTGGGTGATCCCGGTCGAGACCGGCCACTGGGCACCGCTGCACGGACAGGCGTTCGTCATGCAGACCGGCGACCCGAAGAAGATGAAGGAGCAGGAGAACCTCTCGCCGTGGAAGCGGACGCCGCCGTGGATGCTGGCCGAGAAGGGTGACCCGATCGACCGGCTGTGGAAGCTGTACGCGCAGGCCCGGGTCGAGCCGGACAACATGAAGCGGATCCAGATCATGTGGGAGATCCAGAAGATCCACATCGACGACGGCCCGTTCTTCTACGGGATCGTCGCCAACTACCCGCGCATCGTGCTGACCCGCAAGGGCCTGCACAACGTCCCGAAGCGGGAGAACCTCGCGCTCGGCGGATGGGTGAACCCGTGGATCCTGCCATCCCCGGCGGTCTACGACCCGGAGCTGTACTTCTGGGACAAGCCGGAGGACCACAAGGTGTGA
- a CDS encoding gamma carbonic anhydrase family protein has protein sequence MLIRHRGAEPTVHESAYVAPNATLVGRVVVGPRARIMYGAVLDAEGSSVEVGESCVVAEHAVLRASAIGDEERPVRLADHVFVGPHATVLGCTVERCCYLAAGVTVLHGARLGPGACIAVGALVHARTHVPDGFFVPPHTLAAGDPARVVTPDQRDEAAAAVRDADFAAAAFGVSSGWEDRLQRYEAASEARSAEFAAHLDDEPLTPDSP, from the coding sequence ATGCTGATCCGTCACCGAGGGGCCGAGCCGACCGTCCACGAGTCGGCCTACGTCGCCCCCAACGCCACCCTGGTCGGCCGGGTAGTCGTCGGTCCGCGGGCCAGGATCATGTACGGCGCCGTGCTGGACGCCGAGGGTTCCTCGGTCGAGGTGGGCGAGTCCTGCGTCGTCGCCGAGCACGCGGTCCTGCGGGCCAGCGCGATCGGCGACGAGGAGCGCCCGGTCCGGCTGGCCGACCACGTGTTCGTCGGCCCGCACGCGACCGTGCTGGGCTGCACGGTCGAACGCTGCTGCTATCTCGCCGCCGGGGTCACCGTTCTGCACGGCGCCCGCCTCGGTCCGGGCGCGTGCATCGCGGTCGGCGCGCTGGTGCACGCCCGTACGCACGTACCTGACGGGTTCTTCGTACCCCCGCACACCCTCGCCGCGGGAGACCCGGCCCGGGTGGTCACGCCCGACCAGCGGGACGAGGCCGCGGCGGCGGTGCGCGACGCCGACTTCGCGGCCGCGGCGTTCGGGGTGAGCTCCGGCTGGGAGGACAGGCTGCAACGGTACGAAGCGGCCTCCGAGGCCCGCTCGGCGGAGTTCGCCGCCCACCTCGACGACGAGCCGCTGACACCGGACTCGCCGTAG
- the pcrA gene encoding DNA helicase PcrA: protein MSALSSHTHQMTDSDATAPTASDAKSHGESAARPGRAGDGDDASARRPRHDPETLLEGLNPSQRAAVVHEGHPLLVVAGAGSGKTRVLTRRIGWLLAERGARPSSVLAITFTNKAAGEMRERVAELVGPRAAAAMWVSTFHASCVRILRREIKRFGMSSSFSIYDDADSRRLMTLVCRDLDLDSKRYNPRSVLNWVSNLKNELIDHEEAARRAENHLERTFAECYGLYQQRLRESSALDFDDIIMTTVHLLQAFPEVREHYRRRFAHVLVDEYQDTNHAQYVLVRELTSADGDGPHGELMVVGDADQSIYGFRGATIRNILQFEEDFPDARVILLEQNYRSTQTILTAANAVISRNAGRKAKNLWSDAGSGESVVGYVAEDEHDEAQFVAEEIDRLGDQGAAQPKDVAVFYRTNAQSRVFEEIFIRVGLPYKVVGGVRFYERREVRDALAYLRLLANPEDTVSLRRILNVPKRGIGDRAEACVEAFAQRERTTFWQALRRTDEVPGLATRSANSIRGFVTMIDELVAAVAEGMPPADLLEQVLHRSGYLKELENSPDPQDETRVENLSELVAVAREFTEGAVAEGVPATLADFLERVALVADSDQIPDGEDNGGVVTLMTLHTAKGLEFPVVFLTGLEDGVFPHQRSQSDAKELEEERRLAYVGITRARKRLYVSRAVVRSAWGAPQHNPASRFLDEIPAELVEWRRTEADQISWGSRSVSSRRTDRQASRPGQRPIVALSAGDRVVHDTFGMGSVVATAGQGDNAEATVDFGSEGVKRFLLRYAPLQKL from the coding sequence ATGAGCGCCCTGTCTTCGCACACCCACCAGATGACCGACTCCGACGCCACTGCCCCCACGGCTTCCGACGCGAAGTCCCACGGCGAGTCCGCCGCCCGGCCCGGCCGGGCCGGGGACGGCGACGACGCGTCCGCCCGGCGTCCCCGGCACGATCCGGAGACGCTTCTCGAGGGGCTCAACCCCTCCCAGCGGGCGGCGGTCGTGCACGAGGGACACCCGCTGCTCGTGGTGGCCGGCGCGGGGTCGGGCAAGACCCGGGTGCTCACCCGCCGGATCGGGTGGCTGCTGGCCGAGCGGGGTGCGCGGCCGAGTTCGGTGCTGGCGATCACCTTCACCAACAAGGCGGCGGGGGAGATGCGCGAACGCGTCGCCGAGCTGGTGGGGCCCCGGGCGGCCGCGGCGATGTGGGTCTCCACGTTCCACGCCTCCTGCGTGCGCATCCTGCGCCGGGAGATCAAGCGGTTCGGGATGTCCTCGTCGTTCTCGATCTACGACGACGCCGACTCGCGCCGGCTGATGACGCTGGTGTGCCGCGACCTCGACCTGGACTCCAAGCGCTACAACCCGCGTTCGGTGCTCAACTGGGTGTCCAACCTCAAGAACGAGCTGATCGACCACGAGGAGGCGGCGCGCCGCGCCGAAAACCACCTCGAGCGCACCTTCGCCGAGTGTTACGGGCTCTACCAGCAGCGCCTGCGCGAGTCCAGCGCCCTCGACTTCGACGACATCATCATGACCACGGTGCACCTGCTGCAGGCGTTCCCCGAGGTCCGCGAGCACTACCGCCGCCGGTTCGCGCACGTCCTGGTCGACGAGTACCAGGACACCAACCACGCGCAGTACGTCCTCGTCCGCGAGCTGACCAGCGCCGACGGCGACGGGCCGCACGGCGAGCTCATGGTCGTGGGTGACGCCGACCAGTCGATCTACGGCTTCCGCGGCGCGACCATCCGTAACATCCTGCAGTTCGAGGAGGACTTCCCCGACGCGCGGGTGATCCTGCTCGAGCAGAACTACCGCTCCACCCAGACGATCCTGACCGCCGCCAACGCGGTGATCAGCCGCAACGCAGGTCGCAAGGCCAAGAACCTCTGGTCCGACGCCGGCTCCGGAGAGTCCGTGGTGGGCTACGTCGCCGAGGACGAGCACGACGAGGCGCAGTTCGTCGCCGAGGAGATCGACCGGCTGGGCGACCAGGGCGCGGCCCAGCCCAAGGACGTCGCGGTCTTCTACCGCACCAACGCACAGAGCCGGGTGTTCGAGGAGATCTTCATCCGCGTCGGCCTGCCCTACAAGGTCGTCGGCGGGGTCCGCTTCTACGAGCGCCGCGAGGTGCGGGACGCGCTCGCCTACCTCCGGCTGCTCGCCAACCCCGAGGACACCGTCTCGCTGCGCCGGATCCTCAACGTCCCCAAGCGGGGGATCGGCGACCGTGCCGAGGCGTGCGTGGAGGCGTTCGCCCAGCGTGAGCGGACCACCTTCTGGCAGGCGCTGCGCCGCACCGACGAGGTGCCCGGCCTGGCCACCCGCTCGGCCAACTCCATCCGTGGCTTCGTGACGATGATCGACGAGCTGGTGGCAGCGGTGGCCGAAGGAATGCCGCCCGCCGACCTGCTGGAACAGGTGCTGCACCGCAGTGGCTACCTGAAGGAGCTGGAGAACTCTCCCGACCCTCAGGACGAGACCCGGGTGGAGAACCTCTCCGAGCTGGTGGCCGTGGCCCGGGAGTTCACCGAAGGGGCGGTGGCGGAAGGGGTGCCGGCCACCCTCGCCGACTTCCTCGAGCGCGTCGCCCTGGTCGCCGACTCCGACCAGATTCCCGACGGCGAGGACAACGGTGGGGTGGTCACGCTGATGACCCTGCACACCGCGAAGGGCCTGGAGTTTCCGGTCGTCTTCCTCACCGGCCTGGAGGACGGCGTCTTCCCGCACCAGCGATCCCAGAGCGACGCCAAGGAGCTGGAGGAGGAACGCCGGCTCGCCTATGTCGGCATCACCCGTGCGCGCAAGCGCCTCTACGTCTCCCGGGCCGTCGTCCGCAGTGCGTGGGGGGCGCCGCAGCACAACCCCGCGTCCCGCTTCCTCGACGAGATTCCCGCCGAGCTGGTGGAGTGGCGTCGTACGGAGGCCGACCAGATCTCATGGGGGTCGAGGTCGGTCAGCAGCCGGCGTACCGACCGGCAGGCCAGTCGGCCCGGGCAGCGGCCGATCGTCGCGTTGTCGGCCGGTGACCGGGTGGTGCACGACACCTTCGGCATGGGATCGGTGGTGGCCACCGCGGGCCAGGGAGACAACGCCGAGGCCACGGTCGACTTCGGGTCGGAGGGCGTCAAGCGGTTCCTGCTCCGCTACGCGCCCCTGCAGAAGCTCTGA
- a CDS encoding M23 family metallopeptidase: MATFAVASGAAVAGSGVVAAGSGTLARGETTVERALPASIARSVSQVQQARQDAAERADRSRRTAKPTADAADLAAAHRARAAADQERAAWAARHSQEIQSIERTAAGATERQTMERSVEWTLPVRKFRLSAGYGRAGSMWSHLHTGLDFASPLGTPVYSVGNGEVIGAGWESAYSAFGNRIQVRHEDGTVTWYCHLSRIARRSGPVRAGTLIGYVGSTGNSSGPHLHFEVHPGGGTAIDPLPWLRQKGLL; the protein is encoded by the coding sequence GTGGCGACGTTCGCCGTCGCCTCCGGCGCCGCGGTGGCAGGTTCCGGGGTCGTGGCCGCGGGCTCGGGCACGTTGGCCCGGGGTGAGACCACCGTCGAACGCGCACTGCCGGCGAGCATCGCTCGCAGCGTGAGCCAGGTCCAGCAGGCCCGGCAGGACGCGGCCGAGCGGGCCGACCGTTCCAGGCGCACCGCCAAGCCGACCGCCGACGCGGCCGACCTGGCCGCCGCGCACCGGGCCCGTGCGGCCGCCGACCAGGAGCGGGCCGCCTGGGCCGCGCGGCACAGTCAGGAGATCCAGTCGATCGAACGCACCGCGGCCGGTGCCACCGAGCGGCAGACGATGGAACGCTCCGTCGAGTGGACGCTTCCGGTGCGGAAGTTCCGCCTGTCCGCGGGGTACGGCCGGGCGGGCTCGATGTGGAGCCACCTGCACACCGGACTGGACTTCGCGTCCCCGCTCGGCACGCCCGTCTACTCCGTGGGCAACGGCGAGGTCATCGGTGCGGGGTGGGAGAGCGCGTACAGCGCGTTCGGCAACCGAATCCAGGTCAGGCACGAGGACGGCACCGTGACGTGGTACTGCCACCTGTCGCGGATCGCCCGCCGCAGCGGCCCGGTGCGCGCCGGCACGCTGATCGGCTACGTCGGGAGCACCGGCAACTCCAGCGGACCCCACCTGCACTTCGAGGTGCATCCCGGTGGCGGCACCGCGATCGATCCGCTGCCCTGGCTGCGCCAGAAGGGTCTGCTCTGA
- a CDS encoding cobalamin B12-binding domain-containing protein has translation MQAEQGRSPIRVVVAKPGLDGHDRGAKVVARALRDAGMEVIYTGLHQTPEQIVETAIQEDADGIGLSVLSGAHLTLFQRLTDLLREREADDIVVFGGGIIPEADIATLARMGVARVFTPGASTHEIVGWVSTHLGDQTEDADASVAQTAQAAQASHTGESAQTGESVGGESVEGTEASPA, from the coding sequence GTGCAGGCAGAACAAGGGCGTTCGCCGATCCGGGTGGTCGTCGCCAAGCCCGGGCTGGACGGCCACGACCGGGGAGCGAAGGTCGTCGCCCGCGCGCTGCGCGACGCCGGCATGGAGGTCATCTACACCGGCCTGCACCAGACGCCGGAGCAGATCGTGGAGACCGCGATCCAGGAGGACGCCGACGGGATCGGCCTGTCCGTCCTGTCCGGTGCGCACCTGACCCTGTTCCAGCGCCTGACCGATCTCCTGCGCGAGCGGGAAGCCGACGACATCGTCGTGTTCGGGGGAGGGATCATCCCCGAGGCCGACATCGCCACGCTGGCGCGGATGGGAGTTGCCCGCGTCTTCACCCCCGGTGCGTCGACCCACGAGATCGTGGGCTGGGTGAGCACCCACCTCGGGGACCAGACCGAGGATGCCGACGCGTCGGTGGCACAGACCGCACAGGCCGCGCAGGCCTCGCACACCGGAGAGAGCGCGCAGACCGGGGAGAGTGTGGGCGGGGAGAGCGTGGAAGGTACGGAGGCGTCACCGGCCTGA
- the sucC gene encoding ADP-forming succinate--CoA ligase subunit beta, which translates to MDLMEFQAKELFAKHGVPVTLGRVVETPGDARPAAEELGGRVVVKAQVMTGGRGKAGGVKLAADPDEAVAQAEAILGMDIKGHVVRRVLVAPAAAIADEYYFSFLVDRSNRSYLCIASAEGGVEIEEVARTNPDAVAKIAIDPVAGVDEAKAREIVAAANFPSDVAEAAVPAILALWKAFVAEDATLVEVNPLVKLADGTIEALDGKVTLDANAAFRHEDHAAFEDKAATDPLEQRAKDKHLNYVKLQGQVGIIGNGAGLVMSTLDVVAYAGEEFGGVQPANFLDIGGGASAEVMANGLEIVLSDPDVNAVFVNVFGGITACDAVANGIVAAFELLAERGEAVSKPLVVRLDGNNAELGRQILSGAALEGVEQVDTMDGAARRAAELAAAR; encoded by the coding sequence GTGGATCTGATGGAATTCCAGGCGAAGGAACTCTTCGCCAAGCACGGCGTACCCGTCACACTCGGGCGGGTCGTGGAGACACCCGGCGACGCCCGGCCGGCTGCCGAGGAACTCGGTGGGCGGGTCGTCGTCAAGGCCCAGGTGATGACCGGGGGCCGGGGCAAGGCAGGCGGGGTCAAGCTCGCCGCCGACCCCGACGAGGCGGTGGCCCAGGCCGAGGCCATCCTCGGAATGGACATCAAGGGCCACGTCGTCCGCCGCGTCCTGGTGGCGCCGGCGGCGGCGATCGCCGACGAGTACTACTTCTCCTTCCTCGTCGACCGGTCCAACCGTTCCTACCTCTGCATCGCCAGCGCCGAGGGTGGGGTGGAGATCGAGGAGGTCGCCCGCACCAATCCCGACGCCGTGGCCAAGATCGCGATCGACCCGGTGGCCGGAGTCGACGAGGCGAAGGCCCGCGAGATCGTCGCCGCAGCCAACTTCCCGTCCGACGTCGCCGAGGCCGCCGTCCCCGCGATCCTCGCGCTGTGGAAGGCCTTCGTCGCCGAGGACGCCACGCTCGTCGAGGTCAACCCGCTGGTGAAGCTGGCCGACGGCACGATCGAGGCGCTCGACGGCAAGGTGACCCTGGACGCCAACGCCGCGTTCCGGCACGAGGACCACGCCGCGTTCGAGGACAAGGCGGCCACCGACCCGCTGGAGCAACGGGCCAAGGACAAGCACCTCAACTACGTGAAGCTGCAGGGCCAGGTCGGCATCATCGGCAACGGCGCGGGCCTGGTGATGAGCACCCTCGACGTGGTGGCCTACGCCGGTGAGGAGTTCGGCGGCGTCCAGCCGGCCAACTTCCTCGACATCGGCGGCGGCGCGTCCGCCGAGGTGATGGCCAACGGGCTGGAGATCGTCCTGTCCGACCCCGACGTCAACGCCGTCTTCGTCAACGTGTTCGGCGGGATCACCGCCTGCGACGCGGTGGCCAACGGCATCGTCGCGGCGTTCGAACTGCTCGCCGAGCGCGGCGAGGCGGTCTCCAAGCCGCTCGTCGTCCGGCTCGACGGCAACAACGCCGAACTCGGCCGGCAGATCCTCTCCGGCGCCGCGCTGGAGGGCGTCGAGCAGGTCGACACGATGGATGGCGCCGCGCGTCGCGCGGCCGAACTGGCCGCGGCGCGGTAA
- the sucD gene encoding succinate--CoA ligase subunit alpha, protein MAIFLTENSKVIVQGMTGSEGMKHTTKMLRAGTNIVGGTNPRKAGQKVEVEGRSLPIFATVQEAMEQTGADVSVAFVPPAFTKAAVNEAVDAEMPLVVVITEGVPVHDTADFYTRAHAKGGRTRIVGPNCPGVASPGKSYAGIIPADITGPGKIGLVSKSGTLTYQMMYELRDIGFSTAVGIGGDPIIGTTHIDALAAFEADPETEVIVMIGEIGGDAEERAAEFIKANVTKPVVGYVAGFTAPEGKTMGHAGAIVSGSSGTAQAKQEALEACGVRVGRTPSEAARLVREVVESRG, encoded by the coding sequence ATGGCGATCTTCCTCACCGAGAACAGCAAGGTCATCGTCCAGGGGATGACCGGCTCCGAGGGCATGAAGCACACGACGAAGATGCTGCGGGCCGGCACCAACATCGTCGGGGGCACCAACCCGCGCAAGGCCGGCCAGAAGGTCGAGGTCGAGGGCCGTTCGCTCCCGATCTTCGCCACCGTCCAGGAGGCGATGGAGCAGACCGGCGCCGACGTCAGCGTGGCGTTCGTGCCGCCGGCCTTCACCAAGGCCGCGGTCAACGAGGCCGTCGACGCGGAGATGCCGCTGGTCGTGGTGATCACCGAGGGCGTGCCGGTCCACGACACCGCGGACTTCTACACCCGGGCGCACGCCAAGGGCGGGCGCACCCGCATCGTCGGCCCGAACTGCCCGGGCGTCGCCTCGCCGGGCAAGTCCTACGCCGGCATCATCCCCGCCGACATCACCGGCCCCGGCAAGATCGGGCTGGTCTCCAAGTCGGGCACGCTGACGTACCAGATGATGTACGAGCTGCGCGACATCGGCTTCTCCACCGCAGTCGGCATCGGTGGTGACCCGATCATCGGTACCACCCACATCGACGCCCTGGCGGCGTTCGAGGCCGACCCGGAGACCGAGGTCATCGTGATGATCGGTGAGATCGGCGGGGACGCGGAGGAGCGGGCCGCGGAATTCATCAAGGCCAACGTCACCAAGCCGGTCGTCGGCTACGTCGCGGGCTTCACCGCGCCCGAGGGCAAGACGATGGGCCACGCCGGCGCGATCGTGTCCGGCTCGTCCGGCACCGCGCAGGCAAAGCAGGAGGCGCTCGAGGCCTGCGGTGTGCGGGTCGGCCGCACTCCCAGCGAGGCCGCCCGGCTGGTACGCGAGGTCGTCGAGAGCCGCGGGTAG
- a CDS encoding SigE family RNA polymerase sigma factor, which yields MAEADDFDAFYHATRQRLLHQMYAMTGNLADAQDCVQEAYARAWQHWTDVAGHANPEAWLRTVAWRIAASRWRKIKNGVAAMARHGPPSHAPEPSPDNVALVAALKEIPEAQRRTIVLHHLVGMSVEEVAREMSVPSGTVKARLSRGRAALAALLRESDPRAESATEETEHAR from the coding sequence ATGGCGGAAGCCGACGACTTCGACGCCTTCTACCACGCCACACGGCAACGACTCCTCCACCAGATGTACGCGATGACCGGAAACCTGGCCGATGCTCAAGATTGTGTCCAAGAGGCGTACGCCCGAGCCTGGCAACACTGGACGGACGTGGCCGGCCACGCCAACCCCGAGGCCTGGCTGCGCACTGTCGCCTGGCGCATCGCCGCCAGCAGGTGGCGCAAGATCAAGAACGGTGTCGCCGCGATGGCCCGGCACGGACCGCCGTCGCACGCACCCGAACCCAGTCCCGACAACGTCGCACTCGTCGCCGCCCTCAAGGAGATCCCCGAGGCGCAGCGACGCACGATCGTGCTCCACCACCTGGTCGGAATGTCTGTCGAGGAGGTCGCCCGGGAGATGAGTGTTCCGAGCGGCACCGTCAAGGCCAGGCTGTCCCGAGGCCGCGCCGCACTCGCCGCGCTCCTGCGCGAGAGCGATCCCAGAGCCGAGAGTGCGACTGAGGAGACCGAGCATGCCCGCTGA